taaattattgtttcttttttagtttACCAGCAGAACACTATGAATCAAGAGAAGCTCGCCAAACTCCAGGCACAAGTCCGGATAGGGGGAAAGGTACAGTCTACTAGTTTTTTGGATTTTCTATTATATTTCTATTGCAGTAGACCTCGAGGGCCCTCAGATCCTTCAGATTTACAGTCTGTCAGCTGGATTTGGGTGATTTGAGGAAGGATCTTATAACAAAATCtagaataaaaacatcaattattgtaatttgacaaaacagtcCCATCAAAGATCCTGTTTTTTCCTCAACCTGTGAATTCAGTGGCTGttatagttttacattttattttgtaactcAGTTCCCTAATGAAGACTATGTGATAGGGTTAAAAGCACAAGACAAAGCTAGTAAGTGGACGTAACTATTTgttcaaggtcaagaatgatttctgatttatttgtgcttttaagTTGAGGTGTGGACTAAATAGAGGACACAACATCAAATTTCTGGCCACAGGTTAGTAGGTTAACGGGGCAGTAATGTTGACAAATACCCCAGTGTTGAAATCTCAGTCTGTTGTTGGTTCAGTTGTTGCCCCTTTTTTAAGGAGTGTGATGGCATCCAGCATCTGTCCGGTCTTTCCTCCTGACCTCAGCATTCCCATTATTAGGGTGGGGGGGCATTGGCCTCTTCATCCGAGGCCTCTGTGGCTTTGTTCCCACTTATTGTGAGATCTTCAGCTGCACACTAGGTGGCGTAATTTGTTGTTCTTTCTGTGACAAAGGCCTTCAGCATTTGCCGGATTGCACCATGCTGTCATTCTCAAATACACATTACATTATCAGTACTTTACCCGACATAACAAGACGATCCCACACACTGTCCGTCACTTGTATGCAGAAAGAGAGTACCTTCAAAGTCAGGAGTCTTTAACCCTGAGCGTTAGTCAGTGATAAATTATGTTGCGCAAGATCTTTGTTTGAGTCACTATTTGAGTGGTAATATCCCTCTTTTACACATCTGGtcgaacaaaaacaaaaaaagaggtgaTTAATGTGTGTGACTTGGTAAATTttagacagctgttttcagactAGTGGATGGGAAAATGAAAAGtccaaacaaattaaaacaagctgttttctttgctttcttccCTTTTGTTTAAACTCGTAAACAGTCTTGTTTCTAGTCACGTTGCTATGATGATAATGTTTTCATACACTCTCTAAATCTTTATATACTCTAACAAAGCAGTGTGGCAGGAACTTTTGAGGGAATCAGTTCCCTTTCTTGTGGACAGTATTTAGCTTACTAATATAATAGGAGCCTCTACTTCTTGTTTCATAACAtaactttatatttttctaatGTAAAGAGACTGGTGATTAATGTAATGTGACAATCGGAGTAAAGTTCACTGCTCTCTCAGCACAGGTCATAGTGATGTATTGTGTTAACCAGGTCCTCTGTTTCTAAATGTGTCACCACAGATCAGAAATGACTAAATGATGCCcaagatgtaaaaataaaaagtgccACATAGATTAAAAAACGTCTGACACAGTGGTATTAaactgtgtttgacattttggttcATTCAGTCATCTaagcttttccttttttttggcaTCCACACCTGTTCTCTCCTCAGGGAACAGCCCGCAGGAAGAAAAAGGTTGTTCACAAAACGGCAACAGCTGACGATAAAAAACTCCAGGGCTCACTGAAGAAACTGGCGGTGAACAACATCGCGGGAATAGAGGAGGTGAGGCATCTCCGAcaagattaaaatgaaaactaatgtCAGCGctgcactgttttctttttcttcttctttgagAGTCCTGAGTCTTTTATAATTGTCATGTCATAAAGGAAGATAAGACAGGGAGAACTGTTCTCCAATCATGTCATCGTCTGGTTTATTTTTAGAGCTTTGATCCAACAAGTTCCCACAAAGTGTTTCATATAAATCAATGCACAAAAACCAGATAAAACTTGAGGTTGTAGACACAAGCTTCATACACAGAATTCCTTTTgtctcattcattcatgttgtGGCCCAGTTTACTTTCCAGTGAGTTATTAAAATTCCAGCtgtgtctttttcctctcaggtGAATATGATAAAAGACGATGGGACCGTGATCCACTTCAACAACCCTAAAGTGCAGGCGTCTCTGTCCGCCAACACCTTCGCCATCACGGGCCACGCTGAGACCAAGCAGCTGACGGAGATGCTGCCAGGCATCCTGAGCCAGCTGGGAGCCGACAGCCTCAGCAGCCTGCGCAAGCTGGCCGAGCAGTTCCCACGGCAATGtgagtacacaaacacacacacacaaagataaacaCTTAGTGTCACAACATCACTGTGTCAGCCTGAATATAAGGAAATATTTTTGTGTAGAAATAAGGTTTAAAAAAGTGGAGGTCGTCTTATTTTTGAGAACAGATTCTTTTTGAGAGGAGAGTGTTGAATTATAGGTTAGTTTTAGCCTTAATGTTGCAAGGCTAGCCAGTGTTTTCAGTCGTTTTGTTGTGAGTCTTTCAGAGTTAATCGGCTGTAAAAGTGTTTTGTTAGTCCATTCTCACCTGCAGAGTTTCTGAAGGCCGGTGAAACGTGTTTTGCTGTTACAGAGGACATACATTTATGACAAGTGAGAACAACTTCACAGTATCTCTGACGGCTTTAATGCAGAAATGAACCAGGGAGAGAATCTGTCAAAAACAGAATATCAGGAATATTCCTGAAGTTTGAGAGATGTCAGCAGATTTCATGAAAACttaaaagaggaggaaggtggaggagtgagaggagacTTCTGTTCAGATGCAGAGTTCAGGTGTGTTGGCTGAGGTACACCCTGCTGACATGTAACTGACCCAGGCATTAAAGGCAGCTGATCAGTCAGGGTTCAGGGTATCTGCAAGTtttgaaaagtcttaaaaagcacTGAATTCAGTTCCCTCAAGAAAAGGTCTTACAGGGTATTATAAAACCaatttttcttcttccatttaGTCACTGTCTATGGCAGGCAAGAAATATTTTCCCTTGTCTGCTGTGTCGATTTTGgaaaaaactgacttaaaaaaTGATCTCTATTTTGACTGGTTAACATATTCATCAGTTTTCTGCTAAGTGTATCCAGGCATAGACTCAGGCACGTGAACTGAAAGGGAGtgattgtttttcctgtttttgtagTCTTGTAACTGAGCTCTGTGACtttcaaacaaagaaatatcAACAGTCTCTTCATACAGAGGCTCTGTCCCCCGTTGGCCTGTTACATAATCTGCACAGAGTCCAGGTCacattgattaattaattatatcaCTAGGAataatatatactgtaactgTGGGCcttattgtttgtttcttgtcatAATTTGACAACTCTTTAAAAAGTCTGTGGTTGATCTTTTCTTAACCAGAAACAGTCAAATATGCTTCCTTTAACAGCTCAGTGTACTCAGCAAATTTGTGTAACAGCTTTGGagagcagtgttttgtttgtgaagaATCACTGCAGAACCAGAGGAGG
The DNA window shown above is from Lates calcarifer isolate ASB-BC8 linkage group LG4, TLL_Latcal_v3, whole genome shotgun sequence and carries:
- the LOC108884257 gene encoding transcription factor BTF3 homolog 4 yields the protein MNQEKLAKLQAQVRIGGKGTARRKKKVVHKTATADDKKLQGSLKKLAVNNIAGIEEVNMIKDDGTVIHFNNPKVQASLSANTFAITGHAETKQLTEMLPGILSQLGADSLSSLRKLAEQFPRQSMDMKAVKEENAEEEDDDVPDLVENFDEASKNEAN